GCGCCGACCAGGTAGGGGGGCAGCAGCAGGACGCCTTCGGCACCGGCCTCGTGCGCGGCCCTGGCCTGCTCGACGACGGTGGGCAGGCTTCCGCCCGCGCCCGCGACGACCGGGACACGTCCGCCGGCGGTCTCGACCGCGGTGCGCACGACCGCGGCCTGCTCGGCGTTGGAGAGTGCGTGGATCTCGCCGGTGCCGCAGGCGGCGAAGACGCCGCCGGGCCCGTGCTCCAAGCCGGCGCCGATGTGGGAGGCCAGCGCCGCGTGGTCCACGGCGCCGTCCCGGTCGAACGGTGTGACCGGGAAGAACAGGATGCCTTCGAGGTTCATGGTGTTCCTTGTGATCGCGATGGGGATGGCCGGGTCGGTTTCAGTCGATCTCGGTGCGCCACGTGTGCCGCGGGCGCCACCCGAGCAGTTCGCGCGCCTTGCGGGAGGAGAACGCGGCGACGCCCTCGGCCAGGTCGGCGGCGCACTCCTGCGGGACGCCCGCGTGGCGCGGCAGCAGGTCGCTGAGCGGGCCCTCGGCGAGTGCGTCATCGGCGCCGACGAAGAACGTCTGACCGTTGGGGACGGTGTCGGCCTGCTCCAGCAGGAGGGCGGCGAAATCCGCTGCGTCGCGGGCGTCGACGTAGTTGAACAGGGAGACCGCGGCGAGCTCCGGGCGCTCCAGGCGCTCCCGGATGGTTCCTCCCCCCTGGATGGGCGCGCCCTTCCACTCCTCCTGGGAGACCACGAAGCAGGGGCGGAACGCGTGGAACCGGCCGCGCCCGCGCGCGGCGAACCCCCGGACGATCTGCTCGGCGACGGCCTTGGACATGCTGTAGGAGTTCCAGGGGGCGATCGGGTGGTCCTCGTCCAGCGGCAGGTAGGACGGCCGCCACCCGCCGGGGTTGCCGTACCCCGCGACGGTGGGGCTGCTGGCCACCAGCACCGTGCCGACGCCCAGGTCGGAGGCTGCCTGGCAGAGGTTGAAGGCCAGTCGGGCGTTGGTCTCGAAGGTGCTGATGTCGCTGCGCTGGAACGGCGCCGGGACGGCCGCCAGGTGCACGACGGCGTCCGGGCGGAAGTGGGCGATCACCGAATAGCACTCGCCGGCGTCGGTGAGGTCGGCGGGGAAGAAGGGGAACCCCTCTCCTCCTCGCGCCGGGGCCGTGTCGACGCCGGTGACCTCGTGTCCCCGCTCGGCGAGGCCACGGAGGACGCTGCGCCCCAGGCGCCCCGATCCTCCGGTCACGAGCACATGCATTGGGTTGACTCCTCCTGTGTCTCTGCGTGCGGGGCTTTGGGCGGTCCAGATCATCGACGGGAACGGAGGGCCGCGGCCGTGGCTCTCCGTCGTTTCCCGTCACCGAGCTAGGGGCGGGCGGCTTCGATCGCGTCGAGGGCCTCGCCGAGGTCGTCCTCGTGGGCCTCGCGCACGCCGGCCAGCGCCTCGCGGAACGGGTCCTTGTCCTCGACCTCGTGGATCTCGACGCCGTTCTCCTCCAGCACGCCGCGGCTGCGCTCGGTCTCCTCGGCCCACAGCTCGCGCTGCTTCTGCGAGGACTCGGCGGCGACTTCCCGGACCAGTTCGCGGTCCTCCTCGCTGAGGGACTGCCACACCGACTCGCCGACCAGCAGCACCTCGGGGACCCGCTGGTGCTCGTTGAGTGCGATCTCGGGGGCGACCTCGTAGTGCATGGTGGAGACGTAGCTGGGCAGGTTGTTCTCGGCGCCGTCGATGACGCCGGTCTCCATGCCGCTGTAGACCTCGCTGAAGTCCATGGCGGTCGCCGATCCGCCCATCGCCTCGATCGCCTCGGCGGTGAGCGAGCCGGGTTGCACCCGGATGTTCTGCCCCTCCAGGTCGGAGGGCTCCTCCACCGGCTGCTCGGTGGTGTAGAAGCTGCGCGCGCCGGAGTCGTAGTAGGCCAGCCCGGTGAAGCCGCCCTCGCTGAGGTCCTCCATCAGCGCGGTGCCCTCCTCGCTCTCCAGGAAGGCCCAGAAGTGCTCGGGGCCGTCGAAGATGTAGGGCATCCCGAACGCCTCCCAGGTGGGGACGAACTCGGCCACCAGGTTGGCGTTGGTCCGGGTCATCTCGACCGAGCCGAGCTGGATCTGCTCCAGCACGTCGCGCTCTTCGCCGAGCTGGGCGTCGGTGTAGACGGTGACGTCGATGCGGCCGTTGCTGCGCTCGCGCAGCTCGTCGGCGAACCACTGGTCGGCCTCGACGGTGGGGTGTCCTTCGGGGTGGGTCTCGGCGAGGCGCCAGGAGATCGTGCCCCCGTCCCCCGACGACCCGCCGCATCCGGCCAGGACCAGGGGCAGCACAGCGGCGAGGGCGGCGATCCGCAGTCCCGGTGCCGGGCGGCGGCCGTGGTCGCGCTTCATGGTGATGGGTCCTCTCTTCAGGCGATGCATGGGGATGGCGCGGGCGGGGTGTTCGGCCCCGGGGCATCCGCTCGCGGGTCAGAAACCGAGCAGCCGGGGCAGGGTCAGGGAGAACTCGGGGACGTAGGTGACCAGCAGGAGCGCGATCACCAGGGGGACGTAGAAGGGCAGGACGCCGCGGGACGCCTCCTCGATGCGCACCTTGCCGACGGCCGAGCCGACGAACAGGACGCTGCCCACGGGCGGGGTGATCAGCCCGATCGCGAGGTTGAGCATGAGCATGACGCCGAACTGCATGGGGTCCATGCCCACCGAGGTGACGACCGGCAGCAGGATCGGGGTGGTGATCAGGATCAGCGGGGCCATGTCGAGCACCGCGCCGAGCATGATCAGCAGCAGGTTGCACAGCAGGAGCAGCAGGATCGGGTTCTCGGTGAGCCCCGTCAGCCACTGGGTCAGCGCAGCGGGCAGTTGCATCACGGTGAGCAGGTAGCCGTAGGCGCCGGCGGCGGCGATCAGGAAGAGCACCGTGGCCAGCGTGCGCATGGTGCGCTGCAGCATCCCGACGAGCGCGCGCAGCGGCACCTCGCGGTAGACGCCGAACGTGATCAGGAAGGCCCACACGCAGGCGATCGCGGCCGACTCGGTGGCGGTGAAGACGCCGCTGAGGATGCCGCCGATGACGATCACCGGCGTCAGCACGCCGAGAAGGCCCTGCAGGACCACGCGGGGGACGTCGCGCATCGGGATGGGCTCCCCGCGCGGATGGTTGTGGCGCCGCGCGAGCAGGTAGCAGGTCACCAGCAGCAGCAGGCCCAGGGCGATCCCGGGGACCAGGCCGGCCATGAACACCCCGCCGATGGAGACGCCGCCGCCGGCGGCGAGCGCGAAGATGATCATGTTGTGGCTCGGCGGGATGAGCACCCCCTGCGCGGCGCTGGAGATCGTCACCCCCACCGCATAGGCGGGACGGTACCCCTGCCTGCGCATCATCGGGATCATCACCGCCCCGATGGAGGAGGTGTCGGCCACCGCCGACCCGGAGATTCCGCCGAAGAACGTGCTGGCCACGACGTTGAGCATGGCCAGGCCGCCGCGCAGCCACCCGACCAGCACGCTCGCGAAGTCGATGAGTCTGCGGGCGATGCCGCCGGTGGCCATGATCTCGCCGGCCAGGATGAAGAAGGGGATGGCCAGCAACGGGAACGAGTTGAGCCCCTGGACCATCTTCTGGCCGATGACGGGCATCGGGATGTCCAACCACAGCGCCGCGCCCATGGAGGACATCGCCAGCGACAGCGCGATCGGCACGCGCAGCAGGAGCAGGACGGCGAAGCCGCCGAAGAGGAGGGCGGCGCCCACGGGGTCGATGTTCACCGGTGTTTCTCGTTTCCGTCGGGGTCCGCGTCGCCGTCGCTGCCGGCCGCGTCCGGTCCGTCTCCGGTCGTCGTCTCGGCAGCGGCCTGGGGCAGCAGCCCGAACAGCTGCAGAGCGCTGTAGAGGGTGATCAGCACACCGGCGACGGGCATCACGGCGTACTGCACCGAGGTGGGCAGTCCCGTGGCCGGCAGCGTCGAGTTGGCCATCAGCCGGGTGAACTCGCTGCCCTGGACCACCAGGTAGACCCCGAACACCAGCATGAGCGCGGGGGCCAGCCGACCGACGACGGCGTGCAACGCACCGGGAAAGCGGTCCACCAGAAACCCGAGCGCGATGTGGCTGCCGTCGCGGATGCCCTTGGCGATGCCCAGGAAGGCGATCCACCCCAGCAGCAGCAGCGCGGTCTCCGAGGACCATCCGGGCGTGGATCCGAGCACGTAGCGGCTGAAGACCTGCCAGGTCACGACCAGGACGAGCACGACAAGGCCGGTGAGGGCCAAGGCGTCGGTCG
This sequence is a window from Spinactinospora alkalitolerans. Protein-coding genes within it:
- a CDS encoding NAD-dependent epimerase/dehydratase family protein, producing MHVLVTGGSGRLGRSVLRGLAERGHEVTGVDTAPARGGEGFPFFPADLTDAGECYSVIAHFRPDAVVHLAAVPAPFQRSDISTFETNARLAFNLCQAASDLGVGTVLVASSPTVAGYGNPGGWRPSYLPLDEDHPIAPWNSYSMSKAVAEQIVRGFAARGRGRFHAFRPCFVVSQEEWKGAPIQGGGTIRERLERPELAAVSLFNYVDARDAADFAALLLEQADTVPNGQTFFVGADDALAEGPLSDLLPRHAGVPQECAADLAEGVAAFSSRKARELLGWRPRHTWRTEID
- a CDS encoding TRAP transporter substrate-binding protein, producing the protein MKRDHGRRPAPGLRIAALAAVLPLVLAGCGGSSGDGGTISWRLAETHPEGHPTVEADQWFADELRERSNGRIDVTVYTDAQLGEERDVLEQIQLGSVEMTRTNANLVAEFVPTWEAFGMPYIFDGPEHFWAFLESEEGTALMEDLSEGGFTGLAYYDSGARSFYTTEQPVEEPSDLEGQNIRVQPGSLTAEAIEAMGGSATAMDFSEVYSGMETGVIDGAENNLPSYVSTMHYEVAPEIALNEHQRVPEVLLVGESVWQSLSEEDRELVREVAAESSQKQRELWAEETERSRGVLEENGVEIHEVEDKDPFREALAGVREAHEDDLGEALDAIEAARP
- a CDS encoding TRAP transporter large permease, which translates into the protein MNIDPVGAALLFGGFAVLLLLRVPIALSLAMSSMGAALWLDIPMPVIGQKMVQGLNSFPLLAIPFFILAGEIMATGGIARRLIDFASVLVGWLRGGLAMLNVVASTFFGGISGSAVADTSSIGAVMIPMMRRQGYRPAYAVGVTISSAAQGVLIPPSHNMIIFALAAGGGVSIGGVFMAGLVPGIALGLLLLVTCYLLARRHNHPRGEPIPMRDVPRVVLQGLLGVLTPVIVIGGILSGVFTATESAAIACVWAFLITFGVYREVPLRALVGMLQRTMRTLATVLFLIAAAGAYGYLLTVMQLPAALTQWLTGLTENPILLLLLCNLLLIMLGAVLDMAPLILITTPILLPVVTSVGMDPMQFGVMLMLNLAIGLITPPVGSVLFVGSAVGKVRIEEASRGVLPFYVPLVIALLLVTYVPEFSLTLPRLLGF
- a CDS encoding TRAP transporter small permease; its protein translation is MPDSTPPVHAAARIYRRGLKVLDLATDALALTGLVVLVLVVTWQVFSRYVLGSTPGWSSETALLLLGWIAFLGIAKGIRDGSHIALGFLVDRFPGALHAVVGRLAPALMLVFGVYLVVQGSEFTRLMANSTLPATGLPTSVQYAVMPVAGVLITLYSALQLFGLLPQAAAETTTGDGPDAAGSDGDADPDGNEKHR